The Flavobacterium praedii genome window below encodes:
- a CDS encoding leucine-rich repeat domain-containing protein produces MNKKITLLFSIFFTLSVFAEVSQADKEILIKLNQVTNGSKWIKKWDLSLPMDKWYGVKVLDDKVISINLKGNNLTGRIPVEISDLTNLQELDLGSNLINGEIPLNIGNLKSLQLLNLSNCRLTGFIPLSVCALPNLKVLSLDRNILSGELPPQIGKLSNLESLSLYENSFKGQLPVSIYNLKSLKFLSLYSNKFSGTLSPAVGNLLLLENLQLFDNDFKGTVPLELEKLTHLKKMNISYNLFTGMVSNKLSLLDKLNMTMRNELGNVISLPVIKG; encoded by the coding sequence ATGAATAAAAAAATTACTTTACTATTTTCCATATTTTTTACACTTTCTGTTTTTGCGGAAGTTTCACAAGCTGATAAAGAAATTTTAATAAAACTCAATCAAGTTACCAATGGTAGTAAATGGATCAAGAAATGGGATCTTTCGTTGCCTATGGACAAATGGTATGGGGTTAAAGTTTTAGACGATAAGGTAATATCGATAAACTTAAAGGGTAATAATTTAACAGGTCGAATTCCAGTTGAGATCAGTGATTTGACCAATTTACAGGAATTAGATTTGGGTTCAAATTTGATTAATGGGGAAATACCTCTTAATATTGGTAATTTGAAATCGTTACAATTATTGAATCTTTCTAATTGTAGATTGACAGGGTTTATACCGCTATCGGTTTGTGCACTTCCAAATTTGAAAGTGTTATCATTGGATCGAAACATTTTATCCGGTGAATTGCCTCCGCAAATTGGGAAGCTTTCTAATTTGGAATCTTTATCGCTGTATGAGAATTCTTTTAAAGGACAATTGCCCGTTTCGATTTATAATTTAAAATCTTTGAAGTTTTTGTCATTGTACAGTAATAAGTTTTCCGGCACTTTAAGTCCCGCAGTTGGGAATTTGTTATTGTTAGAAAATTTACAATTGTTTGATAATGATTTTAAAGGTACTGTTCCTTTAGAATTGGAAAAATTAACACATTTAAAAAAAATGAATATATCTTATAATTTGTTTACTGGTATGGTTTCCAATAAATTGTCATTATTGGATAAATTGAATATGACCATGCGAAATGAATTAGGGAATGTGATTTCCTTACCCGTTATAAAAGGATAG
- a CDS encoding leucine-rich repeat domain-containing protein codes for MKNSIALFITVVFSVSVFANVSNVEKKILIKLYQKTNGIQWKVKWDLTAPVESWYGVKIQNDKVVAIILANNNLVGTLPADITDLKNLEELNLFKNQISGNIPEKIGALKNLKELNLAFNKLSGTIPNSICEIPHLKVVMLFMNNLSGELPVAIGNLKELEVVSLFNNELSGQLPASLYELKNLKQLLLSSNKFSGNISWNIENLKSLETLSLFDNKMQGQIPYTIVKMENLRSVNLSYNSFTGEVNKALAQKDDFNLTMVDESGVAFKLKVATDAKGVLAADE; via the coding sequence ATGAAAAATAGTATTGCATTATTTATTACAGTTGTTTTCTCAGTTTCGGTATTTGCTAATGTTTCAAACGTAGAGAAAAAGATTTTGATCAAATTATATCAAAAAACAAATGGCATTCAGTGGAAAGTAAAATGGGACTTGACTGCTCCAGTTGAAAGTTGGTATGGTGTTAAAATACAAAATGATAAGGTGGTAGCAATTATTTTGGCCAATAACAATTTGGTTGGAACGTTACCTGCAGATATAACAGATCTGAAAAATCTGGAAGAATTGAATTTATTTAAAAATCAAATTTCAGGCAACATACCTGAAAAAATTGGAGCTTTAAAAAATTTAAAAGAATTGAATCTGGCTTTTAATAAATTATCAGGAACAATACCGAATTCTATTTGTGAGATTCCTCATTTAAAAGTAGTAATGCTTTTTATGAATAATCTTTCTGGTGAATTACCAGTTGCAATTGGCAATTTAAAAGAATTAGAAGTAGTGTCTTTATTCAATAATGAATTATCTGGCCAACTTCCTGCTTCGTTGTATGAACTTAAGAATTTAAAACAATTGTTGTTAAGTAGTAATAAATTTTCAGGAAATATTAGTTGGAATATTGAAAACTTAAAATCGTTGGAAACTCTTAGTTTGTTTGACAATAAAATGCAAGGACAAATTCCGTATACCATTGTTAAAATGGAAAATTTAAGAAGTGTAAATTTATCGTATAATTCTTTTACTGGTGAAGTAAACAAAGCCTTGGCACAAAAAGATGATTTTAATCTTACGATGGTAGATGAATCTGGTGTTGCTTTCAAATTGAAGGTTGCAACTGATGCAAAAGGTGTTTTGGCTGCAGATGAATAG
- a CDS encoding DUF1761 domain-containing protein: MEMNWIAILVSAFTTLVVGFIWYHPKVFGTTWMKETGLTQEELAKGNMLKIFGLTYIFSLFIILTEMSLTIHQSGAIGMVGGPFKISEALPSFKAFMTDYGTAFRTFKHGALHGFMSGLFFAFPVIAINGLFERKSWIYILIHAGYWLVTLTIIGSLICGWL, translated from the coding sequence ATGGAAATGAATTGGATAGCTATTTTAGTAAGTGCCTTTACAACATTAGTAGTTGGATTTATTTGGTATCACCCAAAAGTATTTGGAACAACTTGGATGAAAGAAACTGGACTTACACAAGAAGAACTCGCAAAAGGGAATATGCTGAAAATTTTCGGACTTACTTATATCTTCTCCCTTTTTATCATTTTAACCGAAATGTCATTAACAATACACCAGTCTGGTGCGATAGGAATGGTAGGTGGCCCTTTTAAAATAAGTGAGGCACTCCCCTCATTTAAGGCATTTATGACCGACTATGGAACTGCCTTTAGAACGTTTAAACATGGTGCCTTACACGGCTTTATGTCGGGTTTATTTTTTGCTTTCCCTGTAATTGCAATAAACGGTTTATTTGAAAGAAAATCTTGGATATACATTTTGATACACGCTGGATATTGGCTGGTTACCTTGACCATAATAGGATCATTGATATGCGGTTGGTTATAA
- a CDS encoding 4a-hydroxytetrahydrobiopterin dehydratase — protein sequence METYNEESAKPFLVDLANWHFKEDAIEKEFKFKNFMQALGFIVQVGVLAEKMNHHPELFNVYNKVNIRLNTHDSGGVTTKDFELAKQIESLF from the coding sequence ATGGAAACATATAATGAAGAGTCAGCGAAACCTTTTTTAGTAGATTTGGCGAACTGGCATTTTAAAGAAGATGCTATAGAAAAGGAATTTAAATTCAAGAATTTTATGCAAGCACTTGGTTTTATAGTCCAAGTTGGAGTTTTGGCCGAAAAAATGAATCATCATCCAGAATTGTTTAATGTATATAATAAAGTAAATATTCGTTTGAACACACACGATTCGGGCGGGGTGACAACTAAAGATTTTGAGTTGGCCAAACAAATTGAAAGTTTATTTTAA
- a CDS encoding 8-amino-7-oxononanoate synthase, translating to MKTTLSYQIYETKDQLPENWDDLGSKNIFLSKEYFEILEKSAPSNMTCHYIGIFEAKILVGIAISQFLDLNKLESFGDRDRCVKASVRKFILKNFASHVLLIGNNMLTGQNSYVFSDSISAIEGIKTLKKATETLKTRFKSIGKKVHITTFKDYSQKDADNFTIDLFKKNYRYCIQPNMIFKIKVEWKSEQDYIDSLTKKYRDQYKRARKKAEGIEKRKLHLEDIIKYEDTIYDLYHHVAQSAPFNTFFLTKNHFRVFKEILKDKFLFYGYFLDEKLIGFNTLIKNGNAIDTYFLGYDDTIQKDKMLYLNMLYDMIAYSINKGFKEIIFSRTALEIKSSVGAKPLEMYGFMEHNNSQINKHVPKIFPLLEPEIVWKERSPFKE from the coding sequence TTGAAAACAACTCTTTCTTATCAAATATATGAAACCAAAGACCAACTTCCTGAAAACTGGGATGATTTAGGTTCCAAAAATATTTTTTTATCTAAAGAGTATTTTGAAATATTAGAAAAATCTGCCCCTTCTAATATGACTTGCCATTATATTGGTATTTTCGAAGCTAAAATTTTGGTTGGTATTGCAATTTCACAGTTTTTAGATTTAAATAAATTAGAATCATTTGGAGATAGGGATCGATGTGTTAAAGCTTCCGTCCGGAAATTTATTCTCAAAAACTTTGCTTCTCATGTATTGCTTATTGGAAATAATATGCTTACGGGCCAAAATTCTTATGTTTTTTCAGATTCAATTTCAGCAATAGAAGGTATTAAAACCTTAAAGAAAGCAACTGAAACTTTAAAAACAAGATTTAAATCCATTGGAAAAAAGGTTCACATTACGACTTTTAAAGATTATTCTCAAAAAGATGCCGACAACTTCACTATCGATTTATTCAAAAAAAACTATAGGTATTGCATCCAACCAAACATGATTTTTAAAATTAAAGTGGAATGGAAATCAGAGCAAGATTATATAGATTCCTTAACCAAAAAATACCGCGATCAATACAAAAGAGCCCGAAAAAAAGCAGAAGGGATTGAAAAGAGAAAATTACATTTGGAAGATATCATTAAGTATGAGGATACTATTTATGATTTATACCATCACGTTGCACAAAGCGCCCCTTTTAATACTTTTTTTCTAACTAAAAATCATTTTAGAGTTTTCAAAGAAATTCTAAAAGACAAATTTTTATTTTATGGTTACTTTTTAGATGAAAAACTTATTGGTTTCAATACGTTAATCAAAAATGGAAATGCGATCGACACCTATTTTTTGGGTTATGATGATACAATTCAAAAAGATAAAATGTTGTATTTAAACATGCTTTATGACATGATTGCCTATTCTATTAATAAAGGATTCAAAGAAATTATATTTTCAAGAACTGCTTTAGAAATCAAGAGTTCAGTTGGGGCAAAACCATTGGAAATGTATGGCTTTATGGAACACAATAATTCACAAATAAACAAACACGTTCCAAAAATATTTCCATTATTAGAACCCGAAATTGTTTGGAAAGAAAGAAGCCCTTTTAAAGAGTAA
- the abc-f gene encoding ribosomal protection-like ABC-F family protein, producing MLNIHNLSVSFGGSYLFEEVTFRLGAGDRVGLVGKNGAGKSTMLKILAKDFAPDSGVISQEKEIRMGFLRQDIDFEVGRTVLEEAYEAFTEIKIVEKKLADINHQLVTRTDYESEEYSQIIEDLSDYTHRFDLLGGYNYVGDTEKILLGLGFKREVFDNQTETFSGGWRMRIELAKLLLQSNDVLLLDEPTNHLDIESIIWLESFLRSYPGVVVIVSHDKMFLDNVTNRTIEISLGKAYDFNKPYSQYLELRHEIREKQLATQKNQAKKIEETEKLIEKFRAKASKASMAQSLIKKLDKVERIEVDEDDNSVMNISFPVSKEPGRVVIEAENVTKSYGDKTILKDISLLVERGSKIAFVGQNGQGKSTFIKAIVDEFEYQGSIKLGHNVQLGYFAQNQAEYLDGEITLLQTMEDAAMDTNRMKVRDMLGSFLFRGDDVEKKVKVLSGGERNRLALCKLLLQPINVLLMDEPTNHLDIKSKNVLKAALQKFGGTLLLVSHDRDFLQGMSNIVYEFKDQKIKEYLGDINYFLEERNMENMREVEKKDALKATNAKESNKASYEDQKKGKALQNKLSKVESQIKQLEKDIQHDDKLLASNYDKHIEDASFFIAYNKKKAELDKLLLDWEIVQEEIDNL from the coding sequence CATAATTTATCGGTTTCGTTTGGTGGTTCTTATTTGTTTGAAGAAGTTACTTTTCGTTTGGGAGCTGGAGACCGTGTTGGTCTTGTTGGAAAGAATGGAGCAGGGAAATCGACTATGCTTAAAATACTGGCAAAAGATTTTGCTCCAGATTCAGGAGTAATTTCGCAAGAAAAAGAAATTCGGATGGGGTTCTTGCGTCAGGATATTGATTTTGAAGTGGGTAGAACCGTTTTAGAAGAAGCTTACGAAGCATTTACTGAAATAAAAATAGTTGAAAAAAAATTAGCTGACATCAATCATCAATTGGTTACTCGAACTGATTATGAAAGTGAAGAATACAGTCAAATTATTGAAGATCTTTCGGATTATACACATCGTTTTGATTTATTAGGGGGCTATAATTATGTAGGTGATACCGAGAAGATTCTTTTAGGGTTGGGTTTCAAACGTGAAGTTTTTGACAATCAAACCGAAACTTTTTCAGGAGGTTGGAGAATGCGTATCGAATTAGCGAAATTATTATTGCAATCGAATGATGTTTTATTACTGGATGAGCCTACAAACCACTTGGATATTGAAAGTATTATTTGGCTAGAAAGTTTTTTGCGCAGTTATCCTGGAGTTGTTGTTATTGTTTCGCACGATAAAATGTTTTTGGATAACGTAACCAACAGAACTATTGAAATATCACTTGGTAAAGCATACGATTTTAATAAACCGTATTCTCAATATCTTGAATTACGTCATGAAATTCGTGAAAAGCAATTGGCTACTCAAAAAAATCAAGCTAAAAAAATAGAAGAAACCGAAAAATTAATTGAGAAGTTTAGGGCTAAAGCCTCTAAAGCTTCTATGGCACAGTCTTTAATTAAAAAGCTGGACAAAGTAGAACGTATTGAAGTGGACGAAGATGATAATTCGGTGATGAATATTTCGTTTCCAGTTTCAAAAGAACCGGGTAGAGTAGTTATAGAAGCTGAAAATGTAACTAAAAGCTACGGTGACAAAACGATTCTTAAAGATATTAGTTTGTTAGTAGAGCGTGGAAGTAAAATTGCTTTTGTTGGTCAAAATGGACAAGGAAAATCAACTTTCATAAAAGCCATTGTTGATGAATTTGAATATCAAGGGTCTATTAAGCTTGGGCATAATGTACAATTGGGTTATTTTGCTCAAAATCAAGCAGAATATTTAGATGGCGAAATTACTTTGTTGCAAACGATGGAAGATGCGGCTATGGATACCAACCGTATGAAAGTGCGCGATATGCTGGGTTCTTTTTTGTTTCGTGGAGATGATGTTGAAAAAAAGGTTAAAGTCCTTTCTGGAGGTGAAAGAAACCGTTTGGCGCTTTGTAAATTATTGCTGCAACCAATCAATGTTTTGTTAATGGATGAACCTACCAATCACTTAGACATTAAATCTAAGAATGTATTGAAAGCGGCTTTGCAAAAGTTTGGAGGAACTTTATTGCTGGTTTCTCACGATAGAGATTTCTTGCAAGGAATGTCAAATATTGTTTATGAATTTAAAGATCAGAAAATTAAAGAATATTTAGGAGATATCAATTATTTCTTAGAAGAACGCAATATGGAAAATATGCGTGAAGTGGAGAAAAAAGATGCCTTGAAAGCAACTAATGCAAAGGAAAGCAACAAAGCTTCCTACGAAGATCAAAAAAAGGGAAAGGCTCTGCAAAACAAATTAAGCAAAGTAGAAAGTCAAATAAAGCAATTGGAAAAAGATATTCAGCATGATGATAAGTTATTAGCTTCTAACTATGATAAGCATATTGAAGATGCATCCTTTTTTATTGCCTATAACAAAAAGAAAGCGGAGTTGGATAAATTGCTACTTGATTGGGAAATTGTCCAGGAAGAAATTGATAATTTGTAG